A stretch of Geomonas oryzisoli DNA encodes these proteins:
- a CDS encoding putative sensor domain DACNV-containing protein → MREGHSYPRELVAFIHARWRDEAFLDRVCPEAERGSLQLPERGVLEQVISTCYQASLLREEERPVMFRLIIRDSYLFAAHEGPPTGMHRLIFSRTRPFNEYELHRLAPAADFYRTLIGIFIDPALGAQIWGLLHSGTRWMHAVYGGRKTSPPMPPSLVVYVTGPGQISVCIGDEIIASLNGGQINCPTLDVFNSDWMMKSLASLNDETFALHRKARQRAERPWADLDPQFGSKIGQQAIRRIISVIRNSNHGGLLVYLPAEMAEEIMEQNPYLTLKYQFLEFDSRQRFLSLTLRIMNTLAEINGSAASEGRMVGWHEYVNSKNENIALLDEAIFDVAHFIAALSAVDGAVVITKRQELLGFGGVISGDLDSVGMVAHALDTEGEQCESVLSEGVGTRHRAAYRLCQRLHQAIAIVISQDESVQIVRWHNGSVTYWDQIPTGVPGF, encoded by the coding sequence ATGAGAGAGGGACATAGCTACCCCAGGGAACTGGTCGCCTTCATCCACGCGCGGTGGCGGGACGAGGCTTTCCTGGACCGGGTTTGCCCGGAGGCGGAGCGGGGGAGCCTGCAGCTCCCCGAACGCGGGGTACTGGAACAGGTGATCTCGACCTGCTACCAGGCGAGCCTTTTGCGCGAGGAGGAGCGCCCCGTCATGTTCCGACTGATCATCAGGGACTCCTACCTGTTCGCCGCCCACGAGGGGCCGCCGACCGGGATGCACCGCCTCATCTTCTCTAGGACGCGTCCCTTCAACGAGTACGAGCTGCACCGCCTGGCGCCCGCCGCCGACTTCTACCGCACCCTGATCGGCATCTTCATCGACCCGGCCCTGGGCGCCCAGATCTGGGGGCTGCTCCACTCGGGGACCCGTTGGATGCATGCCGTGTACGGCGGCAGGAAAACCTCCCCCCCCATGCCGCCCAGCCTGGTGGTCTACGTCACCGGTCCCGGGCAGATCTCGGTCTGCATCGGGGACGAGATCATCGCCTCGCTGAACGGGGGGCAGATCAACTGTCCTACCCTCGACGTCTTCAACTCCGACTGGATGATGAAGAGCCTCGCCTCCCTGAACGACGAAACCTTCGCCCTGCACCGCAAGGCACGGCAGCGCGCCGAGCGCCCCTGGGCCGACCTTGACCCGCAGTTCGGCAGCAAGATCGGCCAGCAGGCGATCCGCCGCATTATCAGCGTGATCAGGAATTCCAACCATGGCGGCCTGTTGGTGTACCTGCCGGCGGAGATGGCCGAGGAGATCATGGAGCAGAACCCGTACCTGACCCTGAAGTACCAGTTCCTGGAATTCGATTCGCGGCAGCGCTTCCTGTCGCTCACCCTGCGTATCATGAATACCCTGGCGGAGATCAACGGGAGCGCGGCCTCGGAGGGGAGGATGGTGGGGTGGCACGAGTACGTCAACAGCAAGAACGAGAACATAGCGCTTCTGGACGAGGCCATCTTCGACGTCGCCCACTTCATCGCGGCGCTCTCCGCCGTGGACGGCGCGGTGGTCATCACCAAGCGCCAGGAGCTGCTCGGCTTCGGCGGCGTCATATCGGGGGATCTCGACAGCGTGGGAATGGTGGCGCATGCCCTGGACACGGAGGGCGAACAGTGCGAGTCGGTACTGAGCGAGGGGGTGGGCACCAGGCACCGGGCGGCGTATCGCCTCTGTCAGCGGCTGCACCAGGCCATCGCCATCGTCATCTCGCAGGACGAGAGCGTCCAGATCGTACGCTGGCACAACGGCTCGGTCACCTATTGGGATCAGATTCCCACCGGTGTGCCGGGGTTTTAG
- a CDS encoding nucleotide sugar dehydrogenase: MGHGRKISVVGLGYVGLPVAVAFGKMRSTIGFDISTTRIDELRAGCDRTGEVAAEELVSADICYTNRIEDLREADFHVVAVPTPVDPANQPDLSLLCSASETVGKALKKGDIVVYESTVYPGVTEEICLPILERVSGMKSPEEFTVGYSPERINPGDKEHTFTSILKVVSGQDTRTLDVVASVYSEVVVPGVHRAPSIRVAEAAKVIENTQRDLNIALMNELALIFDRLGIDTSEVLAAAGSKWNFLNFKPGLVGGHCIGVDPYYLTYQAEKIGYIPQVILAGRRINDGMGKFVAQRAVKEIIRAGHHVLGSYVTVLGLTFKENCPDLRNSKVVDILAELGDYGLKIQVCDPMADPLEARSAYGVTLKEPDRLQPAVAVIVAVAHDVYRQWTPAKFASLMVENPVLIDVKGIYDNRQMAAAGIRVWCL; encoded by the coding sequence ATGGGGCACGGACGTAAGATTTCGGTGGTGGGGTTGGGCTACGTCGGCCTGCCGGTGGCGGTGGCGTTCGGCAAGATGCGCAGCACCATCGGCTTTGACATCAGCACGACAAGGATCGACGAGTTGCGCGCGGGGTGCGATCGGACCGGCGAGGTCGCCGCCGAGGAACTCGTCAGCGCGGACATCTGCTACACCAACAGGATCGAGGACCTGCGCGAGGCCGACTTCCACGTGGTGGCCGTTCCCACCCCGGTCGATCCGGCCAACCAGCCCGATCTTTCCCTGTTGTGCAGCGCGTCGGAGACGGTGGGGAAGGCCCTCAAGAAGGGGGACATCGTCGTGTACGAGTCCACGGTGTACCCGGGTGTGACCGAGGAGATCTGCCTCCCCATCCTGGAGCGGGTTTCGGGGATGAAGAGCCCGGAAGAGTTCACCGTGGGGTACAGCCCGGAGCGGATCAACCCCGGCGACAAGGAGCACACCTTCACCAGTATCCTGAAGGTGGTTTCCGGCCAGGACACCCGCACTCTGGACGTGGTCGCCTCGGTGTACTCCGAGGTGGTGGTCCCGGGGGTGCACCGGGCTCCCTCCATCCGGGTTGCCGAGGCGGCCAAGGTGATCGAGAACACCCAGCGCGACCTGAACATCGCCCTCATGAACGAGCTGGCACTCATCTTTGACCGGCTCGGCATCGACACCAGCGAGGTGCTGGCTGCGGCGGGGAGCAAGTGGAACTTCCTCAACTTCAAACCGGGGCTGGTCGGGGGGCACTGCATCGGCGTCGACCCGTACTATCTGACCTACCAGGCCGAAAAGATCGGATACATCCCGCAGGTGATCCTCGCCGGGCGGCGCATCAACGACGGCATGGGGAAATTCGTGGCGCAGCGTGCGGTTAAGGAGATCATCAGGGCGGGGCACCATGTGCTGGGCTCCTACGTGACGGTGCTGGGTCTCACCTTCAAGGAGAACTGCCCTGACCTCAGGAACTCCAAGGTGGTGGACATCCTGGCCGAGCTGGGGGACTACGGGCTGAAGATCCAGGTCTGCGACCCGATGGCCGATCCCCTGGAGGCCAGGAGTGCCTACGGGGTGACGCTCAAGGAGCCGGACCGGCTGCAACCGGCCGTGGCGGTCATCGTGGCGGTGGCCCACGACGTCTACCGGCAGTGGACCCCGGCCAAGTTCGCGAGCCTCATGGTGGAGAACCCGGTCCTGATCGACGTCAAGGGGATCTACGACAACCGTCAGATGGCCGCCGCGGGGATCAGGGTCTGGTGCCTGTGA
- the mutS gene encoding DNA mismatch repair protein MutS, whose product MSEMTPMMRQFLEIKAEHPDAILFFRCGDFYEMFLDDAVKASRILGITLTSRNKNADGSEVPLCGVPYHSCAPYIAKLVEAGEKVAICEQAEDPKLAKGIVKREVVKVITPGLVVEDASLSPKENNYLLALCCDGECYGLSYLDLSTGEFRVTELSGLQAALAEVACIAPREIILPSSFREPQRSKEMAPVATDRSVTYFEEWVYDTDYCNRLIGNQFKGASAETLGCHTLPVALLAAGAVLHYLVDTQKGNAPHVTGITPYSQNQHLLLDESTRRNLELTQTISDGKRKGSLLGLMDRTVTAMGGRKLKQWINYPLMDQEKILRRQDALQELIEAPGVRAELKTLLSGVYDLERLNGRISLASASAKDLAALKASLSRLPAIKEQVAACAAPLLKELDGGIDPLSEICDLITRAIVEDPPFVLRDGGIIADGYNAELDELRAISREGKGFIARLEAQEKGRTGISSLKIRYNKVFGYYIEVTKANVSAIPEDYIRRQTLANAERYITPELKEYEEKVLGAEDRIKDLEFNLFQEVREAAAAQGERIARSADRLACLDVLASLAELAHDKGYCRPEVHDGSELSITEGRHPVIEDMYASERFVPNDTLLDNGENQLIIITGPNMAGKSTFMRQVALITLMAQMGSFVPAEKARIPLVDRIFTRVGASDNLARGHSTFMVEMMESAAILRGATAKSLVILDEIGRGTSTFDGVSIAWAVAEFLHDNKAHAAKTLFATHYHELTELAVTRPGIKNFNIAVREWNERIIFLRKIVPGGASHSYGIQVARLAGLPQAVIDRAKEILANLEKGEYGEGGVPRLARGKKTPPPSPQLSLFDAGEDLIRERLKGVEVALLTPLEALNLVDELKRMI is encoded by the coding sequence ATGTCTGAAATGACGCCCATGATGCGGCAGTTCCTCGAGATTAAGGCAGAACACCCCGACGCCATCCTCTTCTTCCGGTGCGGCGACTTCTACGAAATGTTCCTCGACGATGCGGTGAAGGCCTCCCGCATCCTCGGCATCACCCTCACCTCGCGCAACAAGAACGCCGACGGGTCCGAGGTCCCCCTGTGCGGGGTCCCCTACCATTCCTGCGCCCCCTATATCGCCAAGCTGGTCGAGGCCGGCGAGAAGGTCGCCATCTGCGAACAGGCCGAAGACCCCAAGCTCGCCAAGGGGATCGTGAAGCGCGAGGTGGTGAAGGTGATCACGCCCGGTCTCGTGGTCGAGGATGCCTCGCTTTCCCCCAAGGAAAACAACTACCTCCTCGCCCTTTGCTGCGACGGCGAGTGCTACGGCCTCTCCTACCTGGACCTCTCCACCGGCGAGTTCCGCGTCACAGAGCTCTCCGGTCTGCAGGCGGCACTGGCCGAGGTGGCCTGCATTGCGCCGCGCGAGATCATCCTCCCCTCTTCCTTCCGGGAGCCGCAACGGTCGAAGGAGATGGCGCCGGTCGCCACCGACCGCAGCGTCACCTACTTCGAGGAGTGGGTCTACGACACCGACTACTGCAACCGCCTGATCGGCAACCAGTTCAAGGGCGCCAGCGCCGAGACCCTGGGGTGCCACACCCTGCCGGTGGCGCTGCTCGCGGCAGGGGCCGTGCTGCACTACCTGGTGGACACCCAGAAGGGGAATGCCCCGCACGTCACCGGGATCACCCCCTACAGCCAGAACCAGCACCTGCTCCTGGACGAGTCGACCCGGCGCAACCTGGAGCTCACCCAGACCATCTCCGACGGCAAGAGGAAGGGGTCGCTGCTGGGGCTCATGGACCGCACCGTCACCGCCATGGGGGGGAGAAAGCTCAAGCAGTGGATCAACTACCCGCTCATGGACCAGGAGAAGATCCTCCGGCGCCAGGACGCGCTGCAGGAGCTGATCGAGGCACCCGGCGTGAGAGCCGAGCTGAAGACGCTCCTGTCCGGGGTCTACGACCTGGAACGCCTGAACGGGCGCATCAGCCTCGCCTCGGCCTCGGCCAAGGATCTGGCCGCGCTCAAAGCGTCCCTTTCCCGGCTTCCCGCCATCAAGGAGCAGGTCGCCGCCTGCGCGGCACCCCTTCTGAAGGAGCTGGACGGCGGCATCGACCCGCTCTCGGAGATCTGCGACCTGATCACCCGCGCCATCGTCGAGGATCCCCCGTTCGTCCTGCGCGACGGCGGCATCATCGCCGACGGCTACAACGCCGAACTGGACGAGCTGCGCGCCATCAGCCGCGAGGGTAAGGGATTCATCGCCCGGCTGGAGGCCCAGGAAAAGGGGCGCACCGGCATCTCCTCGCTCAAGATCCGCTACAACAAGGTGTTCGGCTACTACATCGAGGTGACCAAGGCCAACGTCTCCGCCATCCCCGAGGACTACATCAGGCGGCAGACCCTCGCCAACGCCGAGCGCTACATCACCCCGGAACTAAAGGAATACGAGGAGAAGGTGCTGGGGGCCGAGGACCGCATCAAGGACCTCGAGTTCAACCTGTTCCAGGAGGTCCGCGAGGCTGCCGCGGCGCAGGGGGAGCGGATCGCCAGGAGCGCAGACCGCCTGGCCTGCCTGGACGTCTTGGCCTCGCTCGCCGAACTCGCCCACGACAAGGGGTATTGCCGGCCCGAGGTGCACGACGGCAGCGAGCTCTCCATCACCGAGGGAAGGCACCCGGTCATCGAGGATATGTACGCCTCGGAGCGCTTCGTCCCCAACGACACGCTGCTGGACAACGGCGAGAACCAGCTGATCATCATCACCGGCCCCAACATGGCCGGTAAGTCGACCTTCATGCGCCAGGTGGCGCTGATCACCCTGATGGCGCAGATGGGGAGCTTCGTCCCGGCCGAGAAGGCCCGGATCCCGCTGGTGGATCGCATCTTCACCCGTGTCGGGGCCTCGGACAACCTGGCCCGCGGCCACTCCACCTTCATGGTGGAGATGATGGAGAGCGCCGCGATCCTGAGGGGTGCGACGGCCAAGAGCCTGGTGATCCTGGACGAGATCGGTCGCGGCACCTCCACCTTCGACGGGGTCTCCATCGCCTGGGCCGTCGCGGAGTTCCTGCACGACAACAAGGCGCACGCGGCGAAGACGCTCTTCGCTACGCACTACCACGAGCTCACCGAGCTCGCCGTCACCCGCCCCGGGATCAAGAACTTCAACATCGCGGTCCGCGAGTGGAACGAGCGCATCATCTTCCTGAGAAAGATCGTTCCCGGCGGAGCCTCGCACTCCTACGGCATCCAGGTGGCGCGCCTGGCCGGGCTTCCCCAGGCGGTGATCGACCGCGCCAAGGAGATCCTCGCCAACCTGGAGAAGGGTGAGTACGGCGAAGGTGGCGTACCGCGGCTGGCGCGCGGCAAGAAGACCCCGCCCCCCTCCCCGCAGCTCTCGCTCTTCGATGCGGGGGAGGACCTGATCCGGGAGAGGCTCAAAGGCGTGGAAGTGGCGCTCTTGACGCCGCTTGAGGCGCTGAACCTGGTGGACGAACTGAAGAGGATGATCTAG
- a CDS encoding N-acetylmuramoyl-L-alanine amidase has translation MKRREFVKYLGLAAPYCRWLACRTVAAQGSLLLAPLWNGTAQAAPGAPLVPVTELKHWSTPDYTRVSITLDQEVHFEHHKLPNRLYLDLQGTHLNPGVKDLNIGDGLLKSVRIAQFAASTVRVVLDLDSIKEYKVFTFSDPFRVIVDVKGDRRQEISASKEVIESAPTEPKNVEKVNPPEKAKPVEKEKGKQAKFKPGRIRRIVIDPGHGGHDPGAVSPSGTREKDIVLQIGLDLAQKIREELGLDVVMTRSTDVFIELQERTAIANKVGADLFVSIHANASLNRNANGIETYYLNLAKTEKVAQLAAKENGTSLEKVSTLQAILFDLMANYKLNDSAHLADEVQKSLYKKAQTGYPTVKNLGVKQGPFYVLVGATMPSILVETAFLSNERDEQKLKDPHYQALTADGILAGIKGYITSLNKA, from the coding sequence ATGAAGCGTAGGGAATTCGTGAAATACCTCGGGCTGGCCGCCCCCTACTGCCGCTGGCTCGCCTGCCGGACCGTGGCGGCGCAGGGCTCTTTGCTGCTCGCGCCGCTTTGGAACGGAACTGCCCAGGCCGCCCCCGGCGCCCCCCTGGTGCCGGTCACCGAGCTGAAACACTGGTCCACCCCTGACTACACCAGGGTTTCCATCACCCTGGATCAGGAGGTGCACTTCGAGCACCACAAGCTCCCGAACCGGCTCTACCTCGACCTGCAGGGGACCCACCTCAACCCCGGCGTCAAGGACCTCAACATCGGTGACGGCTTGCTGAAAAGCGTGCGCATCGCGCAGTTCGCGGCCTCCACGGTGCGCGTAGTGCTCGACCTGGACAGCATCAAGGAGTACAAGGTCTTCACCTTTTCCGACCCCTTCCGTGTCATCGTGGACGTGAAAGGGGACCGCAGGCAGGAGATCTCGGCTTCCAAAGAGGTCATCGAGAGCGCGCCTACCGAGCCCAAGAACGTGGAGAAGGTCAACCCGCCGGAGAAGGCGAAACCGGTAGAGAAAGAGAAAGGTAAACAGGCGAAGTTCAAGCCGGGGCGGATCCGCAGGATCGTGATCGACCCGGGGCACGGCGGACACGACCCGGGCGCGGTGAGCCCATCGGGGACACGTGAGAAAGACATCGTGCTGCAGATCGGCCTGGACCTGGCCCAGAAGATACGAGAGGAGTTGGGCCTCGATGTCGTCATGACCCGTTCCACCGACGTCTTCATCGAGCTGCAGGAGCGGACCGCGATCGCCAACAAGGTGGGGGCGGATCTGTTCGTCTCCATCCACGCCAACGCCTCGCTCAACCGCAACGCCAACGGGATCGAGACCTACTACTTGAACCTCGCCAAGACCGAGAAGGTGGCCCAGTTGGCCGCCAAGGAAAACGGCACCTCACTGGAGAAGGTAAGCACGCTGCAGGCGATCCTTTTCGACCTGATGGCCAACTACAAGCTGAACGACTCCGCCCATCTCGCCGACGAGGTGCAGAAGTCGCTCTACAAGAAGGCACAAACCGGATATCCCACGGTGAAGAACCTCGGAGTGAAGCAGGGTCCCTTCTACGTCCTGGTCGGCGCCACCATGCCCAGCATCCTGGTCGAGACCGCCTTTTTGAGCAACGAACGGGACGAGCAGAAACTGAAGGATCCGCACTACCAGGCGCTCACCGCCGACGGCATCCTGGCCGGGATCAAGGGGTACATCACCAGCCTGAACAAGGCCTGA
- a CDS encoding DUF3426 domain-containing protein yields the protein MILQCDQCNTKFRLDDSKLKPGGVKVRCSKCRHVFVAGAEQKAEESDFDALLSGLGAPAAAQAEKEPAAAPAGQENPPLQFGAEAPQPQQDDMAGFDFEPEPAPAPAPVAAPATAPAAAAGAEAAGADDFDFGDINVETGMPAGKETPAAADSGFDEFEFSDEPVATAANAPAPAAGDFDFGEFSFDETPSPAKEEPAPAAAESALDFGELSFEDSAPAVKEEAPSAAADTLEFGELSFDEPAPAVKEEAAAQPAADAFDFGEFSFDESPAPSQEPAPEAPAATADFGDFSFDETPAAAKEEAAPAETAEFGDFSFDEEPAAAKEEAAPAADSLEFGDFTFDEPAASPKEEPAPAAATDSFDFGDFSFEEPAAPAKEEPAGPEVGSFSFEEDAASEAAGGGAASAAVESDKEEAAPAKDEEFSFSDFSFSETSKAAQASETAAPAAAAAGLLGAAAAVSAAQAKEEPAGSTEPAEPKPAAKSSLDFSFGDKSFAAAVPEEGFDEELPPLSISSRRKGRSAVTIAIVGICVVVVLALSGAGLYLLQSGPEAMKKLDQYGIGFVAKWFGIEVPEEGRITIKNALASFHQNKEAGELFVVNGEAVNSFRKARASIQVKVSIFDKAGKVLVQKTAYCGNRLSAEQLSTLPMAKIESIMNNQFGDSLSNLGVKPDHSIGFVVALANVPKEAADFGVEVVGSTVASGQ from the coding sequence ATGATTCTCCAATGCGACCAATGCAATACGAAGTTCAGGCTGGACGATTCCAAGCTGAAGCCGGGCGGCGTCAAGGTGCGCTGCTCCAAGTGCCGGCACGTGTTCGTGGCCGGTGCCGAGCAGAAGGCTGAGGAGTCGGATTTCGACGCCCTGCTGTCCGGACTCGGGGCTCCAGCCGCGGCTCAGGCCGAGAAGGAGCCGGCTGCTGCGCCTGCTGGCCAGGAGAACCCTCCTCTCCAGTTCGGTGCTGAGGCTCCCCAGCCGCAGCAGGACGACATGGCAGGATTCGACTTTGAACCCGAGCCCGCTCCTGCTCCTGCTCCCGTTGCCGCTCCCGCTACCGCTCCCGCTGCAGCCGCCGGTGCGGAAGCAGCCGGTGCAGACGATTTCGATTTCGGTGACATCAACGTGGAAACCGGCATGCCGGCCGGTAAGGAAACTCCTGCCGCAGCCGACAGCGGGTTCGACGAGTTCGAATTCAGCGACGAGCCGGTCGCTACTGCTGCGAACGCCCCGGCCCCGGCCGCCGGGGATTTCGATTTCGGGGAGTTCTCGTTCGACGAGACACCGTCCCCGGCCAAGGAAGAACCCGCGCCTGCCGCCGCAGAGTCTGCTCTGGATTTCGGCGAACTCTCCTTTGAAGATTCCGCCCCGGCAGTCAAGGAGGAGGCCCCTTCGGCCGCAGCGGATACGCTGGAGTTCGGCGAACTCTCCTTCGATGAACCTGCGCCCGCAGTGAAGGAGGAGGCTGCCGCTCAGCCCGCCGCCGATGCGTTCGATTTCGGCGAGTTCTCTTTCGACGAGAGCCCGGCCCCGAGCCAGGAACCGGCACCGGAAGCTCCTGCCGCAACTGCTGATTTCGGTGACTTCTCCTTTGATGAGACACCCGCTGCCGCCAAGGAAGAGGCCGCACCTGCCGAAACTGCCGAGTTCGGCGATTTCTCCTTTGATGAGGAACCCGCTGCCGCCAAGGAGGAAGCCGCACCTGCAGCCGACTCGCTTGAATTCGGGGATTTCACTTTCGATGAGCCGGCAGCCTCTCCCAAGGAAGAACCTGCCCCTGCTGCTGCCACCGATTCGTTTGATTTCGGCGACTTCTCCTTTGAAGAGCCGGCGGCTCCCGCCAAGGAAGAGCCTGCCGGACCGGAGGTGGGATCCTTCTCGTTTGAAGAAGATGCCGCGAGCGAGGCCGCAGGGGGTGGAGCTGCGAGTGCTGCTGTTGAGAGCGACAAGGAGGAGGCTGCCCCTGCTAAGGACGAGGAGTTCAGCTTCAGTGACTTCTCTTTTTCCGAGACGTCCAAGGCTGCGCAGGCGAGCGAAACAGCCGCTCCGGCGGCCGCTGCTGCGGGCCTGTTAGGGGCTGCCGCGGCTGTCAGCGCTGCCCAGGCCAAGGAGGAGCCCGCCGGTTCCACCGAACCCGCAGAGCCCAAACCGGCGGCCAAGTCGTCACTGGACTTCAGCTTCGGCGACAAGTCCTTCGCCGCCGCCGTTCCGGAGGAAGGCTTCGACGAGGAACTCCCCCCGCTGTCGATATCTTCCAGGCGCAAGGGGCGTTCCGCTGTTACCATCGCCATCGTGGGGATCTGCGTGGTCGTGGTGTTGGCACTGAGCGGTGCCGGCCTGTACCTGCTGCAAAGCGGTCCGGAGGCGATGAAAAAGCTTGATCAGTACGGCATCGGCTTCGTAGCCAAGTGGTTCGGCATCGAGGTCCCCGAGGAAGGGCGCATCACCATCAAGAACGCCCTGGCTTCGTTCCACCAGAACAAGGAGGCGGGCGAGCTGTTCGTGGTCAACGGCGAAGCGGTCAACTCCTTCCGCAAGGCGCGTGCCTCGATCCAGGTGAAGGTGAGCATCTTCGACAAGGCGGGCAAGGTGCTGGTGCAAAAGACAGCTTACTGTGGCAACCGCCTCTCAGCGGAACAGCTGAGCACGCTGCCGATGGCGAAGATTGAGTCCATCATGAACAACCAGTTCGGCGACTCGCTCTCCAATCTCGGCGTCAAGCCGGACCATTCCATCGGTTTCGTGGTGGCTCTTGCCAACGTGCCCAAGGAGGCGGCCGACTTCGGTGTCGAGGTGGTCGGCTCCACGGTGGCCTCAGGGCAGTAA
- a CDS encoding DUF1573 domain-containing protein, with the protein MKRASFVYLLFLLVSLCSTAVSFAAPELLVERGTFNFGTVAQGRKVQHTFAIKNNGDAPLQIKKLDASCGCTAAKPSVSVVPPGKSAEIEVTFDSASFSGKVSKTVTLTSNAGKTPSYTFTLEGTVLDQLQVTPRQVSLGAVTSTTPVQARINVTNNSNVAIKLLNVTVTSSSLQIKPTIRKAELKPGETGTIEISVLAKPEAKILSGYLHVTTSHPQKKEITVPVYGSISK; encoded by the coding sequence ATGAAACGTGCGTCGTTTGTATACCTTTTGTTCCTGCTCGTCAGTCTGTGCAGCACCGCCGTCTCATTTGCAGCGCCGGAACTGCTCGTAGAGCGCGGAACTTTCAATTTCGGCACCGTCGCCCAAGGAAGGAAAGTCCAGCATACCTTCGCCATCAAAAATAACGGCGACGCCCCCCTGCAGATCAAGAAACTGGACGCCTCCTGCGGTTGCACCGCCGCCAAGCCAAGCGTCTCGGTGGTCCCTCCCGGCAAAAGCGCCGAGATAGAAGTGACCTTCGACTCCGCCTCGTTCTCCGGAAAGGTCTCCAAGACAGTCACCCTGACCAGCAACGCCGGCAAGACCCCGAGCTACACCTTCACACTGGAGGGGACGGTGCTCGATCAACTGCAGGTAACCCCGCGACAGGTGAGCCTTGGCGCGGTGACCAGCACCACCCCCGTTCAAGCCAGGATCAATGTCACCAACAACAGCAACGTGGCGATAAAGCTGCTGAACGTCACGGTCACCTCCTCCTCGTTACAGATCAAGCCGACCATCAGGAAAGCGGAATTGAAACCGGGAGAGACCGGCACCATCGAGATCTCTGTCCTGGCCAAGCCGGAGGCGAAGATCCTGAGCGGGTATTTGCATGTCACCACCAGTCATCCCCAGAAGAAGGAGATCACAGTGCCGGTGTACGGTTCCATATCGAAGTGA